The DNA region AGTCAGCCACACACTTTGACCTTAACACTTGTGGCTGCAGTATGGGGAGTTTGGTGTCCAGGTGAGGATACAGGGAGAGAACTTACGATCATCTCAGTAGTTAGGTCAACCACACGCTTTGACTTTAACACTTGTGGTGGGCTtgtacatacactcacatgcacagtATACAtagtatgcatgtgtacacactcacacacacacgtgtggtccTAACTTCAGGCCACCATTGATGCATATATCACCAAACATTTTCTGTGACTCATCTGCTGCCAGGCAATGGGTGGGGGCTCCCTGCGCTGGGGCCACCTGGAGATGATCCGTCTCACCATCAACCGCAAGATGGACGAATCGCGGATGTTCGCTGTCTGGCGCGTGGACCAACCCTGGAAGAGCATCACCAAGAAGGGTCAAGGCCACCGCATGGGCGGGGGCAAGGGCAACATCGACCACTACGTGGTCCCCTTACGCGCAGGGCGGATCATCGTGGAGATGGGAGGGCACTGCGAGtttgaggaggtggagaagatccTGAAGCAGGTGGCGCGAATCCTGCCCTTCAGGGCGCGGGTGGTGACGCGCCAGAtgatggcggaggaggaggaggaggcggcccGGCTGGAGGAGAAGAACGTGAACCCCTTCAGCTTCCGCCACTGCGCCCACCACAACATGCTGGGCTGCCAGAAGTGGCTCAGCCCCTACGACTACAAGTGGCACGGCAAGTATCActgatgatgatcacacacagagacagacagagagagagagcaggagagtgTTGTGGTAGACTGACTGCAGGATCGTCGTGAACAATCTGATGGCAAGCATCATTGATCACAGTgagctctagagagagagagagagagagagagagtgcaggagGAGAGTGTTGTTATAAACTGTCTGCAGCATTGTTGTGAGCAATCTGATTGGAAGCGTCATTGATCAGAGAGTGCGGGAGAAAGTGCTCATGTTGACTGTCTGCAGGgtcatcttgaaaaaaaaaagatcaatattgaaaaaataaaaagtgggattttttttatttaatgatCCTGCAAAGTCAGTTATGGGGAGAGTggttctgtctgtttgcttgtattgtgtgtgttggtgttgtaagCTGACTGCAGTGTCAtcatgggaaaagaaaagaagaagaaaaggtcagCCGTTTAATAAAAAGGAAGACTGCTAATTTAATGATCTGCCCTGCAAGGTCACTTATGATTAGGAGATCGGTTTTTGTTTgatcgcttgtgtgtgtggttggtctgCGTGTTGTGCACTAACCACAGGGTCATCCTGAAGAAAGATTATCTTACTTACTGCTTACTGTTCCCATTACCCTCTAGGGTGGTTGGAGCACTGCGCGTTGGAACGCTGCACCACAAGCCTCCGTCTCTCACTGTAGTGTGCTAGTGCCagggtttgtattttgtatttgtatttctttttgtcacaacatatttctctgtgtgaaattcaggctgctctccccagggagagcatgtcgctgtactacagcgccacccatttttttggtatttttttcctgtgtgcagttttattcatttttcctatcgaagtggatttttctacagaattttgccaggaacaacccatttgttgccatgggttcttttacgtgcactaagtgcatgctgcacacgggaccttggtttattgtctcatccgaatgactagcgcccagaccaccactcaatgtctaggagggggagaaaatattggcggctgagtggtgattcgaaccaacgcgctcagattctctcacttccaaggcggacgcgttacctctaggccatcactccacataaggagttacctctaggccatcactccacataaggagttaccactaggccatcactccatataaggAGCCTTGGGTTTGGGCAAAGCTTCTTCCTGTCCTCTCAACAGTGTTGTCTGCCcacctctttctttatctcccccttctcctcttcctctgaacTGTTCGCTGGAGGATGGTCCAGAAGAGGCCACAAGTCCTGGTCACGTAGCATTGTCAAAGAGTTATCAGTCTTGTAACCAGGAGGATTGTGACTTTAATGATGCTGCATGGTCAGTTATGATTGGAGGTCTTTGTTATGTGGCCACACCAAaatcattatctgtctgtcttgcaaaaaaagGAAGGTTGTTCATGTAACAATCCTGTGAGTTCAGTTATGTTTGGAGAGtgggtttgtctgtttgcttgtgtgcTTGGTTGGTCTGTGTGCTAGTGCTTTAGCTCAGAAGGTATCATGAGCATGAGTCATGCTACACCCTAAGTGTAGGTGCGTGTTTTGGTGTCCTATGCAGCAAACGATGTGCGAGTATGATCGGCTGTGATGAATTCCGAGTTTGTGAGTTAGTTTAGTATATTGTTTCAAATGCAGAAATTTGACATTGCTGATGTGAAAGTTCAGtggataaatgaaataaagaacacTGTTTGAGCAATAGCATTTAAATGTTGATTGCGAGTCTAGTGGTTTGAcaaagatttctctctgtgtgtctgtcaaactctctcttgcactctctgtctctgtctctcccccctgtgtctctcccttggatcactcctctctctctctctctctctctctctcgtgatattCTATGTGCTTTTTTAATTCTAtgttttacattgtattgtattattttttgccacaatagatttctctgtgtgaaattcaggctgctctccaagAGGGGAGCAAATCACCACAGTGGGGTGTCAGCCatatttcattatcttttttttgtctgcaggtttatttgttttaacTATCAATGTGGATCTTTCTTCACAATTTTGTaagaacagcccttttgttgccattggatCTTTTAAGTGtactaagtatatatatatatatatacttgtctgtgtgtgtgtttgtgtgtgtgtgtgtgtgtgtgtgtgtgtgtgatgtctgctgTGTATAACCTGCAGAAGAGACATTTCCATTTCAAACTTTTATTTTCTTGATAAAGTGCTTGAATCTTGATTCCCTTCCTCCAttctactcatctctctctccctccctccgtccccccctctctctcctttgctctctctctctgtcagtctctgtttatgtctgtccatgtgtcttttCAAGcacactcattctttctttctcaaccaCCCTTTCTCATTGTTCTGCTTTCGCTGCTTGTGGAAGTATCGTCGGTTTTTCCAAAGGCCAAGATCCTAACATGTTGTTCAATGAGATCCTGAAGTTGGAGCCCAAaatctccaaccccctcccccacctcaccccctccctggccccctcccatctgtccaccctccccaccacactaACCTCCTGTCTCTGCTACCAAAGATGCTGTGAGCACCGGCAGCTTTACCTGATGGGACACGACTTAATGGGACAACAGGAGCTAACTGCATCAGAAGAATGACATGGAAGATAAGGAAATCacaccttgagttgtggtctggctgctggtcatttgga from Babylonia areolata isolate BAREFJ2019XMU chromosome 12, ASM4173473v1, whole genome shotgun sequence includes:
- the LOC143288051 gene encoding large ribosomal subunit protein uL16m-like, producing the protein MAAAGLSVIRGCILNDALLLRAAKQQCTLVQRATLMKLRPPPNYEGVEYPERRKLRFFDKVPQLPAQQRPPKMMKDLYLMRGPEPIHTELQYGQFGIQAMGGGSLRWGHLEMIRLTINRKMDESRMFAVWRVDQPWKSITKKGQGHRMGGGKGNIDHYVVPLRAGRIIVEMGGHCEFEEVEKILKQVARILPFRARVVTRQMMAEEEEEAARLEEKNVNPFSFRHCAHHNMLGCQKWLSPYDYKWHGKYH